Proteins encoded in a region of the Elaeis guineensis isolate ETL-2024a chromosome 7, EG11, whole genome shotgun sequence genome:
- the LOC105048000 gene encoding glycylpeptide N-tetradecanoyltransferase 1: protein MAPSSSNGNENPNLKPTPDADGSSVEAVARRIQESLALPKRHRFWETQPVGQFKDLGDDSLPEGPIEPPSPLSAVRPDPYNLPASYEWCTVDVDDAAASAEVYNLLSLNYVEDDDNLFRFNYSQPFLRWALRPPGFFKAWHIGVRVKDSKKLVAFITAVPARIRVRDAVVGMAEVNFLCVHKKLRSKRLAPVLIKEVTRRVHLENTWQAAYTAGVVIPTPVATCQYWHRSLNPKKLIDVGFSRLGDRMTMSRTIRLYKLPESPATPGLRKMELRDVAAVTRLLREYLSRFVVAPNFDENDVEHWLLPREDVVESYLVESPETHEVTDFFSFYSLASSILSNQHHSVLKAAYSFYNLATRTPWVQLMNDALIVAKQKDYDVFNALDLMENEKFLKELKFGPGDGQLHYYLYNYRIKEQLKPSELGLVLL, encoded by the coding sequence ATGGCGCCTAGCTCCTCCAATGGCAACGAAAACCCTAATCTTAAGCCGACTCCCGACGCCGACGGCTCCTCCGTGGAGGCCGTCGCTCGTAGAATACAAGAATCTCTCGCCCTGCCGAAGCGGCACCGCTTCTGGGAGACCCAGCCCGTGGGGCAGTTCAAGGACCTGGGCGACGATTCCCTCCCGGAGGGACCCATCGagcccccctcccctctctccgcggtacgcccggacccctacaaccTCCCCGCCTCGTACGAGTGGTGCACCGTCGACGTCGACGACGCCGCCGCCAGCGCCGAGGTCTACAACCTCCTCTCCCTCAACTACGTCGAGGACGACGACAACCTCTTCCGCTTCAACTACTCCCAGCCCTTCCTCCGCTGGGCCCTCCGTCCCCCCGGCTTCTTCAAAGCCTGGCACATCGGCGTCCGCGTCAAGGACTCGAAGAAGCTCGTCGCCTTCATCACCGCCGTCCCCGCCAGGATTCGCGTCCGCGACGCCGTCGTCGGGATGGCTGAGGTCAATTTCCTCTGCGTCCACAAGAAGCTCCGCTCGAAGCGGCTGGCCCCAGTCCTGATCAAGGAGGTAACCCGGCGGGTACATCTGGAGAACACCTGGCAGGCGGCGTATACCGCTGGTGTGGTCATCCCGACACCGGTCGCCACGTGCCAGTACTGGCACCGCTCGCTGAACCCTAAGAAGCTCATAGACGTGGGCTTCTCCCGGCTCGGGGACCGGATGACCATGAGCCGGACCATCCGGCTCTACAAACTCCCGGAGTCCCCGGCTACACCAGGGCTCCGGAAGATGGAGCTTCGCGATGTGGCCGCGGTCACCCGGCTGCTGAGGGAGTATCTCAGTCGGTTCGTCGTGGCCCCCAACTTCGATGAGAATGACGTGGAGCATTGGCTTCTCCCAAGGGAGGATGTGGTGGAGAGCTATCTGGTGGAGAGTCCTGAGACGCATGAGGTCACCGATTTCTTCAGCTTCTATTCATTGGCATCCTCGATCCTTTCCAACCAGCATCACTCGGTCTTGAAGGCTGCCTATTCGTTCTATAATCTGGCCACAAGGACACCCTGGGTACAGCTGATGAATGATGCGCTGATCGTGGCGAAACAGAAAGATTATGATGTGTTCAATGCATTGGATTTGATGGAGAACGAGAAGTTCCTGAAGGAGCTGAAGTTTGGGCCTGGTGATGGGCAGCTCCACTACTATCTTTATAATTATAGGATTAAGGAGCAGCTGAAACCTTCTGAACTCGGGCTTGTGCTCTTGTAG
- the LOC109506107 gene encoding eukaryotic initiation factor 4A-like, whose protein sequence is MTADVFDKRSMSTSNVNILCLLFELYRKAQVFLHHAMKFTKVDSMDLQVGLLRGIYAYAKGNCSLLQKPLMFSSKLILELEKLQLFVLESCSGLIVCQAMVLAPTQELAQQTERP, encoded by the exons ATGACAGCTGATGTGTTCGACAAAAGAAGCATGAGCACCAGCAATGTGAACATTTTATGTCTTCTTTTTGAATT GTATAGGAAGGCACAGGTTTTTTTACATCATGCAATGAAGTTCACAAAAGTTGACTCCATGGATCTTCAAGTGGGCCTTCTTAGGGGCATCTATGCTTATG CAAAGGGGAATTGTTCCCTTCTGCAGAAGCCTTTGATGTTTTCTAGCAAGCTCATTCTGGAACTGGAAAAACTGCAACTTTTTGTACTGGAGTCCTGTAGTGGATTGATTGTATGCCAGGCCATGGTTCTAGCTCCAACGCAAGAGCTAGCCCAGCAAACTGAGAGGCCATGA